Proteins encoded together in one Dasypus novemcinctus isolate mDasNov1 chromosome 9, mDasNov1.1.hap2, whole genome shotgun sequence window:
- the LDLRAP1 gene encoding low density lipoprotein receptor adapter protein 1, whose amino-acid sequence MDALKSAGRALIRSPNLAKQSWGGGGRHRKLPENWTDTRETLLEGMLFSLKYLGMTLVEQPKGEELSAAAVKRIVATAKASGKKLQKVTVKVSPRGIILTDSITNQLIENVSIYRISYCTADKMHDKVFAYIAQSQHNENLECHAFLCTKRKMAQAVTLTVAQAFKVAFEFWQVSKEEKEKREKASQEGGDLPGDSTSLLKSLVATGNLLDLEETAKAPLSTVSANTPNVDEAPRPQALSNSGVVWELDDGLDEAFSRLAQSRTNPQVLDTGLTAQDMNYAPCLSPVDWDTPSGGGPEQDDLFSF is encoded by the exons ATGGACGCGCTCAAGTCCGCGGGCCGGGCGCTCATCCGGAGCCCCAACCTCGCCAAGCAGAGCTGGGGGGGCGGCGGCCGGCACCGGA AGCTGCCTGAGAACTGGACAGACACGAGGGAGACCCTGCTGGAGGGGATGCTGTTCAGCCTCAAGTACCTGGGCATGACGCTGGTGGAGCAGCCCAAGGGCGAGGAGCTGTCGGCCGCTGCTGTCAAGAGGATCGTGGCCACG GCTAAGGCCAGCGGGAAAAAGCTGCAGAAGGTGACTGTCAAGGTGTCGCCGCGGGGAATCATCCTGACCGACAGCATCACCAACCAGCTCATCGAGAACGTGTCCATTTACAG GATCTCCTACTGCACAGCAGACAAGATGCACGACAAGGTGTTTGCATATATCGCCCAGAGCCAGCACAACGAGAATCTCGAGTGCCACGCCTTCCTCTGCACCAAGCGGAAAATG GCCCAGGCTGTCACCCTCACAGTAGCTCAGGCCTTCAAAGTTGCCTTCGAGTTTTGGCAGGTGTCCAAGGAAG agaaggagaagagggaaaaagcCAGTCAAGAGGGAGGGGACCTCCCAGGCGACAGCACCTCCTTGTTGAAGAGCC TGGTCGCCACCGGGAACCTGCTGGACTTGGAAGAGACGGCCAAGGCGCCCCTGTCCACGGTCAGCGCGAACACGCCTAACGTGGACGAGGCCCCGCGGCCTCAAGCCCTGAGCAACAGCGGTGTGGTCTGG GAGCTGGATGACGGCCTGGATGAAGCGTTTTCGAG GCTTGCCCAGTCTCGGACGAACCCTCAGGTCCTGGACACAGGTCTGACAGCCCAGGACATGAATTACGCCCCGTGCCTCTCACCTGTTGACTGGGACACGCCCAGTGGTGGTGGCCCCGAGCAGGACGACCTCTTCAGCTTCTGA